The Parvibaculaceae bacterium PLY_AMNH_Bact1 genome window below encodes:
- a CDS encoding type II secretion system F family protein (Derived by automated computational analysis using gene prediction method: Protein Homology.) yields MFGVIESLFSIENIVTMLMALAAFATVLTLATPLLSTDKLSTRMKSVSSEREALRRAHREQLERERDGKKLRQDPKTFIKQFVDKLNLMELMESDAIRGKLKKAGFRGQAPVYSFMFFRFFMPIILFIVTIFYLFVANSFGLEPLARVAASFGAAFIGFYLPNVFVENMIARRQESIKKAFPDALDLLLICVESGMSVEAAFHKVAGEIGTQSVELAEELSLTTAELSYIQDRRLAYENLATRTGLDGVKAVTMSLIQAERYGTPLGTALRVMAQENRDMRMAAAEKKAAGLPPKLTVPMITFFLPVLFFVILGPAVIKFYQ; encoded by the coding sequence ATGTTTGGTGTCATTGAAAGCCTGTTCAGTATTGAGAACATCGTCACGATGTTGATGGCCTTGGCTGCGTTCGCGACAGTGCTGACGCTCGCAACACCCTTATTGTCGACGGACAAATTGTCGACCCGTATGAAATCTGTTTCCAGTGAGCGGGAAGCTCTGCGTCGCGCCCATAGAGAACAACTGGAACGGGAACGTGACGGTAAGAAGCTGAGGCAGGACCCGAAGACTTTCATCAAACAGTTTGTCGACAAGCTGAACCTGATGGAGTTGATGGAAAGCGATGCTATTCGGGGCAAATTGAAGAAAGCGGGTTTCCGGGGCCAGGCACCAGTTTACTCCTTCATGTTCTTCCGCTTTTTTATGCCGATCATTCTGTTCATTGTGACAATCTTCTATCTGTTCGTCGCCAACTCATTTGGTTTGGAGCCACTAGCACGCGTTGCGGCGTCCTTTGGGGCGGCATTTATCGGCTTCTACCTGCCTAATGTTTTTGTGGAAAACATGATTGCCCGCCGCCAGGAGTCGATCAAAAAGGCGTTCCCGGACGCTCTGGATTTGCTTTTGATCTGTGTCGAGTCTGGCATGTCGGTCGAAGCAGCCTTCCATAAGGTTGCCGGCGAAATAGGCACGCAATCCGTCGAGCTCGCAGAGGAACTTAGTCTCACCACTGCCGAGCTTTCTTACATCCAGGACCGACGTCTGGCCTATGAAAATCTTGCGACTCGAACCGGCCTTGATGGGGTGAAAGCAGTCACCATGAGCTTGATCCAGGCGGAGCGTTACGGGACGCCACTGGGAACAGCTCTTCGGGTGATGGCGCAGGAAAACCGCGATATGCGCATGGCTGCAGCTGAGAAAAAAGCCGCAGGCCTGCCACCAAAACTGACTGTGCCAATGATTACGTTTTTCCTGCCGGTCCTCTTCTTTGTGATCCTCGGGCCAGCGGTTATCAAATTCTACCAGTAA
- a CDS encoding tetratricopeptide repeat protein (Derived by automated computational analysis using gene prediction method: Protein Homology.): protein MDYPTFLRSSSGPTRSVPGRSILARSILGTALGALMLGGCATNAEPERPGLGASPDLPVHLSEPRDFVASAAYWGGIYEQDPTNAEAAAKYGRSLRHLGSLAQALSVLNQANALHANDPAVLSEYGKTLAASGKPDQASALLAKAAVLNPTDWSILSAAGVALDEMGEHDQAKDQYNRALRLAPNHPTILTNLGLSYALSGDLVSAETTLRRAVANPSAGAHARQNLSLVLGLKGDFEEAERLARADLPPSLASNNITTIRSMLAQPALWQEMEALDAPIDMP, encoded by the coding sequence ATGGATTATCCAACGTTCCTTCGTTCATCGTCTGGCCCTACGCGGTCTGTACCTGGTCGATCTATACTTGCTCGGTCTATTCTGGGCACAGCGCTCGGCGCTTTGATGCTTGGCGGCTGCGCAACAAATGCAGAACCAGAGCGCCCTGGGTTGGGCGCCTCTCCTGATCTTCCTGTACACCTCTCTGAACCGCGGGACTTTGTCGCCTCAGCTGCTTATTGGGGTGGCATTTATGAGCAAGATCCCACGAATGCTGAAGCGGCAGCCAAATATGGGCGCAGCCTCCGTCACCTTGGGTCTCTTGCCCAAGCACTCAGCGTGCTCAATCAGGCCAATGCACTTCACGCCAACGATCCGGCCGTTCTCTCAGAGTATGGCAAAACCCTCGCTGCCAGCGGGAAGCCAGACCAGGCATCCGCACTGCTGGCGAAAGCCGCTGTATTGAACCCAACGGACTGGAGCATTTTGTCCGCCGCTGGCGTCGCCCTGGATGAAATGGGTGAGCATGACCAAGCCAAGGATCAGTATAACCGGGCGCTCCGGCTGGCTCCGAACCATCCAACTATTCTGACCAATCTTGGTCTTTCTTATGCGCTTTCAGGTGATCTCGTTTCCGCCGAAACGACACTTCGCAGAGCCGTTGCCAATCCATCTGCTGGAGCGCATGCGCGCCAAAACCTATCTCTGGTCTTGGGACTTAAGGGTGACTTTGAAGAAGCTGAGCGCCTTGCACGTGCTGACCTTCCCCCCAGCCTTGCGTCCAACAACATTACGACAATCCGCTCCATGTTGGCTCAGCCAGCCCTGTGGCAAGAAATGGAAGCGCTGGACGCTCCCATAGACATGCCTTGA